GACGGCCGCGTCGAGGGCCGCCGAGACCTGCTCGGCCTCGCACTCCCAGTCGTGGACGGTGGAGGTGCCCTCGACCCAGACGCGGCTGCCGGACGTGAAGGAGTACCGCGGTAGAGCGCTCCAGCCGGCCAGGCCGACGAGCGCGACGAGGACGAGCGCGGTGAAGGAGGAACGAGCAGTCATGGCCGTGAGGGCGGGTGGAGTGGATGACCCCAAGCAACCCCGCGGCGGGCCACCCCCTTGCCAGCGAGGGAGTGATCCGTTCCGTAAGCGGAGCCCAGCGAGCGGTCGCGGGGCCGCCCTCCGGTCCCCGTGCCGGGCGATCCCCTACGCCGACCGCGCTGTAGGGGCGGCCCCCGCACGGCGGGGAGGGGACGCACGCCCCGGCCCCGGGGGGCCGTCTGGCAGCGCGCGAGCCACCCCCGCCAGAACCTCCGTATGTCCCGGCCGGGCCTTCCACCTTGTGGCCCGCGGTGCCCCTATCGGTCCCCCACTCGCGCCCCCGACGCGCAGAGCCATGACTCCACTCCACACCGTCGTCGTCGCCGTCGACTTCTCGACCGGCTCCGAGGCCGCGCTCGCGTGCGCGGCCGACCTCGCGCGCCGCGCCGGCGCCGCCCTCCACGTCCTCCATGCCGACGTCTTGTTCCAGTCGTCGGGCGACGGGGCGCCTCCCGACGGCGCGCCCGGCGGGACGCTCCGCCTCCGCCTCGACCGTGCCGCGCGCGACGCCGGCGCCCCCGACGCGACGATCGCCGTCGTCCGCGACGTCAAGGCCGTCGCCGCGATCCAGCGCTACGCCGAGGACGTCGACGCCGACCTCCTCGTGGTCGGGACGCACGGGCGGACGGGCGTGGCGCGGCTGCTCCTGGGGAGCGTGGCCGAGGCGTGCGTGGCGTCGGCCCCGTGCCCGGTCCTGACCGTCCCCCGCACGGCCGCCCCGGTCGGCCCGTCGCCCGAGGCGGCTGTCCTCGTGGCCGTCGACTTCAGCGATCGGAGCCGGTCGGCCGTCGCGGCCGGCCGCCACCTCGCCGACCTCTACGGGGCCGGCCTCGAACTCGTCCACGTCGTCCGCGACGGCGGGCCGTACCCGGGCCTCGCACCCAACATCCTGTCGCTCGTCGACTTCGACCCGGCGCAAGGCGAGGCCATGCGCGAGCGGCTGGCGCGGTTCGCGGAGACGGTCCCGGGAGCGGCGCCGGACGCCCTCCACGTCGGCCTCGGTGACCCGTCGCGGGTGGTCGCCGCGCTCGCCGCCGAGCGGGGCGCCAGGGCCGTCGCCCTCGGCACGCACGGGCGGCGGGGCCTGGCCCACGCGCTCATCGGGAGCGTGGCCGAGGCCGCCCTCCGCCGCTCGCCCTGCCCCGTTCTCACGCTCCGCCAGCCGCACCGCCTCGGCCGCGTCGAGCTCCCGGTCGCGCTGGCCTCCTGACCCCCCCCGGCCATGCTGTCCCTCCAGACGATCCTCTTCCCGACCGACGGCTCCCCGCGTGCCGAGGCTGCCCGCCCCCTCGCCGACCGGCTCGCCCGCCGGACCGGCGCCACCCTCCACGTCCTCCGTGTCGAGGTCATCCCGCCCGTGGCCGACCTCCGGTTCGACCCGGCCCCCCGTCCGCCCGGGAAGGCCGAGGCGGGCGTCCTCGAGGTCCACCGCCGGTTCCCGACCGCGGGCGACGCCATCGCCCTCTACGCCGAGGAGGCTGCGGTCGACCTCATCGTGATGGGGACGCACGGGCGGACCGGCGTCGACCGGCTCACGCTGGGCTCGACGGCCGAGCGCGTCCTCCGCCAGGCGCCCTGTCCCGTTCTGACCGTCGGCCCCGACGCGACGCCGCACGCGGAGGGCCCGGTGCTCGCCCCCCTCGCCTTCGACTCGGCGTCGGACCTCGTGCTGGAGACGGCCGCGGCCCTCGCCGAGGACGAGGGCGTTCCGCTTGTGGCCGTCCACGTCATCGAGCCGAGCACGTTGCCGCTGCCGTACGCCATGACGCTCCCGCCGTTCGACCCGGCCGAGCTGATCGGGCGCGTCGAGGCCACGCTCGGGCGGTGGACCGCGGCCGTCGCCGAGCGCGTCCCCGTCACGATCGAGGCGCGCGTTGGAACGCCGGGCTCGGAGGTCGTCGGGGCCGCCCGGGAGTCCGGCGCCGGCCTCGTGGTCCAAGCCAGCCACGGTCGCCGCGGCCTCAGCCGGTGGCTGCTGGGGAGCGTGGCCGAGGGCGTCGTGCGTCACGCGCCGTGCCCCGTCCTCACGCTGCGGATCGGGGCCCGCGGGCTCCGTCTCGGCGCCGAGGCCGACCTCCGCCCGGTCCCGCGCGACGAGTGGGCCGACCTGTTCGACGCGCTCTCGGAGCGGGCCGCGCGGTCGCCGCACACCGTCTCGCTCGCCGTCGTCTCGCCCGATGCCGAGGGCGCGGTCTACGATGCCGCCCCTCTCATCGGGATCACGTACGACCCGCACGACGACGCCGTCGAGGTGCTCGTCGAGGGCGGCGGCCACCACGCGCTCCGGCCGTTCGCCGTCCGTGCCGAGGCCGGAGCCTGGGCCCCCGACGCCGCGCGCGACGCCGGGGCCCGCGGCCCGTGGGCCGTCGAGGTCGTCCGCGCCGACGGTACCCGCGAGCGGCTCGTGATGGCCGAGCGCGCGCCCGAGGCGGCCGGAGCCGTGCACGCATGATGCTCCCGCACCGCTCCGCGCCCGCCGCGGCGGCCTCGCTGCCCCCCGCACTCAAGGCCGCCGTCGCCGAGCTCGCCCTCCGCGAGCTGACGCAGGCGGCCTTCGGCGGCGTCGACGCCACCGGCCGGACCGAGGCCACGATCGTCGCTGAGGCCCTCGACGTGTCGGCCGCCCTGTTCTCGCTCGTCGACGACGAGCGCGCGCTGCGGGCCGGCGCCGTGGCCCGCTGGGACGGCCTCCCGGCGGAGCTCGCGGTCGAGGGCCCGATCGCCGAGGCGCTCGGCACGCCCGCCTGCGTCCGCCTCGACCCGCTCCCGGAGCCCCTCGCCGGGGCCGGCGAAGCGGTCGCGATCCGCGTCGGGACGGACGACCGACCGTTCGCGCTCCTCGTCGTCGCCGGGGCGACGGGCGAGGACGCCCGTGTCCGGGCCTTCCTCCACGCCGTCGCGAGCGCGGTCCACGCGCGGATGGCGCTCGACGCCACGCGGCGGGCGCTCGAGGAGAGCCAGGCCCGCGCGATCTCCGTCCTCGGCACGACCGTCGACGGCGTCATCACGATCGACGCGAACGGCACGATCGAGAGCTTCAACGCCGGGGCCGAGCGGATCTTCGGGTACGCCTCGGCCGACGTCGTCGGGCGGAACGTGTCGGTGCTCATGCCCGAGCCGTACCGCTCCGAGCACGACGGCTACCTCGAGGCCTACCACGAGACGGGCGTCGGGCGGATCATCGGGGTCGGGCGCGAGGTCGTCGGGCGGCGGAGCTCGGGCGAGACGTTCCCGATGGACCTCGCCGTGAGCCGGGTCGAGCTGCCGGACGGCACCACGATCTTCACCGGCGTCATCCGCGACATCACCGAGCGGCGCGTGCTGGAGCGCGAGGTGCTCCGCATCGCCGAGGCCGAGCGCCGGCGGATCGGGCAGGACCTCCACGACGGGCTCGGGCAGGAGCTCACGGCCATCGGCCTGTTCCTCCGCGGCCACGTCAAGGCGCTCGAGCGCGACGGGTCCGAGCGGGCCCCCGAGGCCGCCCGCCTCGTGGGGCTCGTGGACGAGGCCGACGCCCACGCCCGCGGCCTGGCCCGGTCGCTCGTGCCGGTCGAGCTGGAGCAGAACGGGCTCGAGACCGCGCTCGCCCGCCTCGCCGAGCGGGCGACGGCCCTCTACGGGACGGCCGTCCACTCCGAGACGACGGGGTCGGGCCCGGCCGAGGCCTCGGCCCTCCGCGCCGACGCCGCCACCAACCTGTTCTGGATCGCACAGGAGGCCGTCTCGAACGCCATCCAGCACGGCCGTGCCGCCCACGTCCGCGTCGTCCTCGTCCGCGGGGCCGACCGGCTCCGCCTCCGGGTCGAGGACGACGGCGTCGGCTTCGACCCTGCCGGCCTCGACGGCCAGTCAGCCGAGGCCGCCGCCCGCGACGTCAGCGCGCCGGCCCGGCCGGCCGACCAGCGCGGCATGGGCCTCCGCATCATGCACTACCGCGCCCACCTCGCCGGGGGCGCCCTCGAGATCCGCCCCGGCGCCGAGGGCGGCACCGTCGTCACCTGCGCCGTCCCCCTCCGCAGCTCCGGATTCCACGCCTCGCCCTCGCCATGACGCGCCTCCTCCTCGTCGACGACCACCCGCTCCTCCGCCAGGGCATCGCCATGACCATCGAGGCCGAGCCGGACCTCTCGGTCGTCGCCCAGGCCGGCGACGCCGACGAGGCCCTCGCGCTCTTCGCCGAGGCCGCGCCGGACCTCGTCATCACGGACATCTCACTGCCGGGCGCCAACGGACTGGAGCTGATGAAGAACCTCCTCACGCTCCGGCCCGACCTCCCCGTCCTCGTCGTCTCGCGCCACGACGAGGACCTCTACGCCGAGCGGGCCGTCCGGGCCGGCGCTCGCGGCTACGTCTCGAAGCTGGCGGCCGGCGACCAGATCGTGACGGCCATCCGCCGCGTGCTCCGCGGCGGCATCCACCTCTCGGAGGACTTGAAGGACCGGATGCTGTTCGGGGCGGCGGCCGGCGTCAAGGACGCGACGCAGACGCCGCTCGAGGTCCTCTCCGACCGCGAGCTCGAGGTGTTCGAGATGACGGGCCGGGGGATCCCGACGCGCGAGATCTCGGAGCGGCTCCACCTCTCGATCAAGACGGTCGAGAGCTACCGCTCGCGGCTCAAGACGAAGTTGGGGCTATCGAACGGGACCGAGCTCATCAAGCACGCCGTGGCGTGGGTCGAGGGCGAGGGGGCTGGACGGTCGTAGCGTCGCTCACGCGCCCGGCCCCTCGCGAGGTCGGACGTCGGGAGGCCGCGCTCAGGCCCCCGAGGTCTCCGCCCGCCTCCCTAGGCTGGCCGCCGGCGTCGAGACGCCGGCGACGCCCGCGAGCGCCTGGCGGGCCGGTCGAGCCGTTCGGGGCGAGACGTTCCACGTCGTCCGATCTCAGCTGGACCCAGGGCCCTTCGGGGCTTGACTTTCTGCAGAGCCGCTCCGGCGCGTGGAATGAGAGGCCGGTGGGCACTCTGTCTGAGCGCCCCGCCTGCACCACACACGGTCGCTACATGCACATTGCTGTCGTCGGAACCGGATACGTCGGCCTCGTCTCGGGCGTCTGCTTCGCCGAGATGGGCAACCAAGTCACCTGCGTCGACATCGACGCCCGGAAGGTCGAGAGCCTCCGCGACGGGCGCCTCACGATCTACGAGCCCGGGCTCGAGGTCTACTTCGACCGGGGCCGCCGCGAGAACCGGCTCCGGTTCACGACGGACCTCGCCGAGGCCCTCGCGCCGGCCGACGTCGTGTTCCTCGCCCTCCCGACGCCGCCGGGGGAGGACGGCTCGGCCGACCTCCGCTACGTCCTCGGCGTCGCCGATGACGTCGGCCGGCTTCTCGCCGAGGCCCGGCGAGGCCTCGCCGGCGCCGAGGCCGGCGGGGACGGCGCCGCCAGCAGGCCCTGGGGCTACAAGGTGATCGTCGACAAGAGCACGGTGCCCGTCGGCACCTCGGCCCGCGTGACGGCGGCCATCGAGGCGCACGGGCTCGAGGCCGGCGAGGACTTCGACGTGGTGTCGAACCCCGAATTCCTCCGGGAGGGCGCGGCCGTCGACGACTTCATGAAGCCCGAGCGCGTCGTCGTCGGGACCGACTCGGAGAGGGCGGCCGAGCTCATGACCCGGCTCTACGAGCCGTTCGTCCGGAGCGGGAACCCGATCCTCGTCATGGACGAGGCGAGCGCCGAGATGACGAAGTACGCGGCGAACGCGATGCTCGCGACGAAGATCACGTTCATGAACGAGGTCGCGAACCTCTGCGACCGGGTCGGCGCCGACGTCGACAAGGTCCGCCGCGGGATCGGGACGGACAGCCGGATCGGGCCGAAGTTCTTGTACGCCGGGATCGGGTTCGGCGGGTCGTGCTTCCCGAAGGACGTCCAGGCCCTCCACCGGACCGCGGGGCAGAACGGCTACGACTTCCGCATCCTTCAGGCCGTCCTCGACGTGAACGAGGACCAGAAGCGGGCACTCGTCCCGCCCGTCCTCGACGCGCTGGCGGATGACGCCGGCCGCCTCGACGGCAAGACGATCACGGTGTGGGGCCTCGCGTTCAAGCCGCACACGGACGACGTCCGCGAGGCGCCGGCCCACGTGCTCATCCGCGAGTTCGTCGGCCTCGGGGCCGACGTCGTCGCGTTCGACCCCGAGGCCGTCGAGACGACGAGGGCCACGTTCGAGCGCGAGCCTCTCGAGGGGTCCGGCTCGCTGTCGTACGCCGAGACGGCCTACGACGCGGCCGCCGGCGCCGACGCGCTCGTCGTGGCGACGGAGTGGCCCGAGTTTCGCCGGCCCGATCTCGCCCGCGTCCGCCGGTCGCTCAAGCCGGGGCCCAACGGCGCCCCGCTCCTCTTCGACGGGCGGAACGTGTTCGAGCCGGGGGAGATGGCCGAAGCGGGATTCGCCTACCGGTCCATCGGCCGTCCGGCCGTAGAGCCGCTGCCGATCGACGACGGAGCCGGCGCGACCCCCGTCGTCACGCTCCCCGGTTCCTAGGCGTGAGCCCCCACTCGTCGCGCTGAATCCGGCGACCGCACCCTCTCCCCGCATGCCCCGCACGCTCATCACCGGCGGCGCCGGCTTCCTCGGCTCCCACCTCTGCGACCGGTTCGTCGCCGAGGGCCACGACGTCGTCTGCGTCGACAACCTCGTCACGGGGAACCCCGACAACGTCGCCCACCTCGTCGGGCACCCCCGGTTCGAGTTCGTCCGCCACGACGTCTCGACGTTCGTCTACGTCGCGGGCGACGTCGACCACGTCCTCCACTTCGCGAGCCCGGCGAGCCCGATCGACTACCTCCGGCTCCCGATCCAGACGCTGAAGGTCGGGTCCCTCGGGACCCACAACGCGCTCGGCCTGGCCAAGGCGAAGGGGGCCCGGTTCCTCCTCGCCTCGACGAGCGAGGTGTACGGGGACCCCCAGGTCCACCCCCAGCCCGAGTCGTACTGGGGCCACGTGAACCCGGTCGGGAGCCGCGGGGTCTACGACGAGGCCAAGCGGTTCGCCGAGGCCATGACCATGGCGTACCACCGGTCCCACGGGGTCGACACGCGGATCGTCCGGATCTTCAACACGTACGGCCCGCGGATGCGGCTCGACGACGGGCGGGCCCTCCCGGCGTTCATGGGCCAGGCGCTGAGGGGCGAGCCGATCACGGTCTTCGGCGACGGGTCCCAGACGCGGTCGTTCCAGTACGTCGACGACCTCGTCGAGGGGGTCTGGCGGCTGCTCCACTCGGGCGGGCCCTCGGCCTCCGACCCGGTCAACGTGGGGAACCCGGACGAGGTGACGATCAAGGAGTTCGCCGAGGAGGTCGTCGCGCTCACGGGGTCGTCGTCGTCGATCACGTACGAGCCGCTCCCGTCGGACGACCCGAAGGTCCGCCAGCCCGACGTCACGCGGGCGCGGGAGGTCCTGGGCTGGGCGCCGACGGTGGACCGGGCCGAGGGGCTCCGCCGGACCCTCGACTACTTCCGAAAGCGCGTTCCCGAGTTCCACGATCGGATCTCGGAGCCCGCCAGATTGGTGGTCTAGCGAACGGGCGGCCTCGCCGGTACGCAGCCCTCGGACAGAGGAGCCGAGCCCCGTCGCGGTCGGCTCTCGGTCCAGGTTTCCGCAAGCGGTCCCGGACTGGACGACTGGACACGGTGGCTTCTCCCGATCCCTCCTGCCCCTGAGCCCGCTGCCTCCCCTCGAATCGACGGCCGTTTCGCCTATCCCGCTCACGCACATGGGGCGGGCATCGGAGGCGCTGCGACTCGACGTGGGCGCGGCGGTGTGCCGCGCGGACTCGGGGCTCGGGTCCCGCCTCCTCGCGGCGGGCCGAACGTGCCGCTCCGAGCGGGCGGCCCCCCGACTCCATCGCTGGACCGTCCTAGAGCTCCACCGCCCTGTCCGCGCTTCCAGGAGCACCCACGCGGCGGTGCCCCTCGTCGAGCACGAGCGGGCGGGTCACCGCGGCGGCCTCCACCGGCTGACCCTTCCACTCCCCAGCGACTCCGGCCGCCGCGTCGCGCGGGGCCATGTACGGGGGGCGCCGTCCGCGGCGTGACGCACACCCTCCGCCACCGGCGGCCTCGGCCATGACCTCGCCGACCTACGACGCCGACTACTTCGACGAGCTCTCCGGCTTCGCCCGGTCGTCGGCCGCCGCCGTGGTCCCGCTCGTTCGTGAGCTCGTCCGGCCGGAGACCGTGGTCGACGTCGGGTGCGGGTCGGGGGCCTGGCTGGCCGCCTTCGCCGAGGGCGGCGCCGAGGTGGTCGGGGTGGACGGCCCATGGGCGGAGGGGGCCGCGTTCCCGGGGCCGTTCGTCGCGTGCGACCTCGAAGACGAGGTCCTGGCGTTGGGCCGCCGGTTCGACCTCGCCGTCTCGCTCGAGGTCGCCGAGTACCTGTCGGAGGACCGGGCCGAGCCGTTCGTCGCCGCGCTGGCGGACCTCGCCGACGTCATCCTGTTCGCCGCGGCAGTCCCGGGTCAGGGCGGTCGCGACCACCGGAACGAGCAGTGGCCCGCGTATTGGGCCGACCACTTCGGCGTGCACGGCTACCTCGCCGTGGACGTGCTCCGCCCTCGGATCTGGGACCGGCCCGAGGTGGCGTGGTGGTACCGTCAGAACGCGCTCCTCTTTGCCACCGAGGCGGCTCTCGACCGGCTCCCCGACCTCCGCCCCAGCGTCGCGACCCGCGGTCCCCTTGCCCTCGTCCACCCCGAACGGTTCCAATACGTGCTGGCCGACCTCCAGGCCGCGCGTGAGGAAATTCGCTGGCACCAGGCGGAGGCCGAGCGATACCAAGAGGTGGTGGAGCGATACCGAGAGTGGGCGGGGCACCTCCAGGCCGAGGGCAACGACGCGCACGACCGAATCGAGGAGCTCGCGGCATGGGGCCGGCAGCTCGAACGCGACATCGACCGACTCCGCCGGCTGGAGCCCGGAACCGTCCCGCTCCGGACCGTCCTCCACGCCCTCCCGTCCCTAGCGGTCCACGCCCTGGGGCGCCGCGTCGCCGAGGGGGAGGGGGCGCCGCATTAGCTCGCCGGAGGGCTTTCCAGTGCAGTGTAGGAGGGCGTAGACCCACCGCCAGCGCCGTTCCCGGACCCGGTCGTAGGCCCGCGACGGATGCTCCCACGGGGACGTCCACGGGGAGCCGGCCCAGGCGAGGTCGACGTTGGGAAGAGAGACCCGAGCGGGTCACCGCTGCGCCGGGCCTCGGGCACCCAGCGCGCCATCTCCTCACCTGCTCCATCCGGCTGACCTGGCGGCCAGGTCGCCGGGGTACCAGAGGTCGCCGGTGTCGAGGGGGCGACGTCAACATCATGGCGGCGATCCCGGCGTTCCGCGCCGCGACCCCGCCCACGGTTGCCTAGCGGATCAGCCAGACGCGCGGGCCCCGCTCCGAGATCGCCTCGA
This sequence is a window from Rubrivirga marina. Protein-coding genes within it:
- a CDS encoding class I SAM-dependent methyltransferase; this translates as MTSPTYDADYFDELSGFARSSAAAVVPLVRELVRPETVVDVGCGSGAWLAAFAEGGAEVVGVDGPWAEGAAFPGPFVACDLEDEVLALGRRFDLAVSLEVAEYLSEDRAEPFVAALADLADVILFAAAVPGQGGRDHRNEQWPAYWADHFGVHGYLAVDVLRPRIWDRPEVAWWYRQNALLFATEAALDRLPDLRPSVATRGPLALVHPERFQYVLADLQAAREEIRWHQAEAERYQEVVERYREWAGHLQAEGNDAHDRIEELAAWGRQLERDIDRLRRLEPGTVPLRTVLHALPSLAVHALGRRVAEGEGAPH
- a CDS encoding PAS domain S-box protein, which produces MMLPHRSAPAAAASLPPALKAAVAELALRELTQAAFGGVDATGRTEATIVAEALDVSAALFSLVDDERALRAGAVARWDGLPAELAVEGPIAEALGTPACVRLDPLPEPLAGAGEAVAIRVGTDDRPFALLVVAGATGEDARVRAFLHAVASAVHARMALDATRRALEESQARAISVLGTTVDGVITIDANGTIESFNAGAERIFGYASADVVGRNVSVLMPEPYRSEHDGYLEAYHETGVGRIIGVGREVVGRRSSGETFPMDLAVSRVELPDGTTIFTGVIRDITERRVLEREVLRIAEAERRRIGQDLHDGLGQELTAIGLFLRGHVKALERDGSERAPEAARLVGLVDEADAHARGLARSLVPVELEQNGLETALARLAERATALYGTAVHSETTGSGPAEASALRADAATNLFWIAQEAVSNAIQHGRAAHVRVVLVRGADRLRLRVEDDGVGFDPAGLDGQSAEAAARDVSAPARPADQRGMGLRIMHYRAHLAGGALEIRPGAEGGTVVTCAVPLRSSGFHASPSP
- a CDS encoding UDP-glucose dehydrogenase family protein — its product is MHIAVVGTGYVGLVSGVCFAEMGNQVTCVDIDARKVESLRDGRLTIYEPGLEVYFDRGRRENRLRFTTDLAEALAPADVVFLALPTPPGEDGSADLRYVLGVADDVGRLLAEARRGLAGAEAGGDGAASRPWGYKVIVDKSTVPVGTSARVTAAIEAHGLEAGEDFDVVSNPEFLREGAAVDDFMKPERVVVGTDSERAAELMTRLYEPFVRSGNPILVMDEASAEMTKYAANAMLATKITFMNEVANLCDRVGADVDKVRRGIGTDSRIGPKFLYAGIGFGGSCFPKDVQALHRTAGQNGYDFRILQAVLDVNEDQKRALVPPVLDALADDAGRLDGKTITVWGLAFKPHTDDVREAPAHVLIREFVGLGADVVAFDPEAVETTRATFEREPLEGSGSLSYAETAYDAAAGADALVVATEWPEFRRPDLARVRRSLKPGPNGAPLLFDGRNVFEPGEMAEAGFAYRSIGRPAVEPLPIDDGAGATPVVTLPGS
- a CDS encoding universal stress protein, giving the protein MTPLHTVVVAVDFSTGSEAALACAADLARRAGAALHVLHADVLFQSSGDGAPPDGAPGGTLRLRLDRAARDAGAPDATIAVVRDVKAVAAIQRYAEDVDADLLVVGTHGRTGVARLLLGSVAEACVASAPCPVLTVPRTAAPVGPSPEAAVLVAVDFSDRSRSAVAAGRHLADLYGAGLELVHVVRDGGPYPGLAPNILSLVDFDPAQGEAMRERLARFAETVPGAAPDALHVGLGDPSRVVAALAAERGARAVALGTHGRRGLAHALIGSVAEAALRRSPCPVLTLRQPHRLGRVELPVALAS
- a CDS encoding UDP-glucuronic acid decarboxylase family protein — its product is MPRTLITGGAGFLGSHLCDRFVAEGHDVVCVDNLVTGNPDNVAHLVGHPRFEFVRHDVSTFVYVAGDVDHVLHFASPASPIDYLRLPIQTLKVGSLGTHNALGLAKAKGARFLLASTSEVYGDPQVHPQPESYWGHVNPVGSRGVYDEAKRFAEAMTMAYHRSHGVDTRIVRIFNTYGPRMRLDDGRALPAFMGQALRGEPITVFGDGSQTRSFQYVDDLVEGVWRLLHSGGPSASDPVNVGNPDEVTIKEFAEEVVALTGSSSSITYEPLPSDDPKVRQPDVTRAREVLGWAPTVDRAEGLRRTLDYFRKRVPEFHDRISEPARLVV
- a CDS encoding response regulator, whose translation is MTRLLLVDDHPLLRQGIAMTIEAEPDLSVVAQAGDADEALALFAEAAPDLVITDISLPGANGLELMKNLLTLRPDLPVLVVSRHDEDLYAERAVRAGARGYVSKLAAGDQIVTAIRRVLRGGIHLSEDLKDRMLFGAAAGVKDATQTPLEVLSDRELEVFEMTGRGIPTREISERLHLSIKTVESYRSRLKTKLGLSNGTELIKHAVAWVEGEGAGRS
- a CDS encoding universal stress protein, which gives rise to MLSLQTILFPTDGSPRAEAARPLADRLARRTGATLHVLRVEVIPPVADLRFDPAPRPPGKAEAGVLEVHRRFPTAGDAIALYAEEAAVDLIVMGTHGRTGVDRLTLGSTAERVLRQAPCPVLTVGPDATPHAEGPVLAPLAFDSASDLVLETAAALAEDEGVPLVAVHVIEPSTLPLPYAMTLPPFDPAELIGRVEATLGRWTAAVAERVPVTIEARVGTPGSEVVGAARESGAGLVVQASHGRRGLSRWLLGSVAEGVVRHAPCPVLTLRIGARGLRLGAEADLRPVPRDEWADLFDALSERAARSPHTVSLAVVSPDAEGAVYDAAPLIGITYDPHDDAVEVLVEGGGHHALRPFAVRAEAGAWAPDAARDAGARGPWAVEVVRADGTRERLVMAERAPEAAGAVHA